Proteins encoded in a region of the Zea mays cultivar B73 chromosome 2, Zm-B73-REFERENCE-NAM-5.0, whole genome shotgun sequence genome:
- the LOC103648713 gene encoding LOW QUALITY PROTEIN: long chain base biosynthesis protein 2a (The sequence of the model RefSeq protein was modified relative to this genomic sequence to represent the inferred CDS: inserted 1 base in 1 codon), which yields MLAISTTFDVVERTSKDNNKTLQRTSNNTRCLNLGSYNYLGFAAADEYCTTRVIESLKKYSASTCSVRVDGGTTKLHNELEELPARFVGKPAAILFGMCYVTNSAIIPCLIGKGGLIISDSLNHNLIVNRVRGSGATVRVFQHNSPAHLEEVLREQIAGGQPWTHRPWKNIIVIVEGIYSMEGELCKLPEIIVVSKKYKAYTYLDEAHSIGAVGQSSRGVCELLGVDRADVDIMMGTFTKSFGSCGGYIVASNEIIQHLKHSCPPHLYATSMSPPGVQHVISAIKVILGEDGSNRGAQKLARIRENSNFFRSELKKMGFEVLGDNDSPVMPIMLYNPAKIPAFSRECLRQKVIAVVTVVFPVTPLLARARICISASHTREDLNKALDVISRVGDLVGIKYXHAEPPKIAGAGHDKLE from the exons ATGCTGGCGATATCTACTACGTTTGATGTTGTTGAGCGGACCTCAAAGGACAATAACAAGACACTACA GCGTACCTCGAATAACACCAGATGCCTCAACCTAGGCTCCTACAACTACCTTGGCTTTGCTGCAGCAGATGAGTACTGCACAACACGTGTTATTGAGTCTCTCAAGAAATACTCAGCAAGTACCTGCAGTGTTCGTGTCGATGGCG GTACGACCAAGCTTCACAATGAGCTGGAGGAGTTGCCTGCGCGTTTTGTTGGAAAGCCTGCTGCTATCCTATTTGGCATGTGTTATGTTACAAACTCTGCCATCATTCCATGCCTAATTGGAAAG GGCGGACTGATAATTAGTGACTCTCTGAATCATAACTTAATTGTCAATCGCGTAAGAGGATCCGGTGCAACTGTTAGGGTTTTCCAACATAACT CCCCTGCTCATTTGGAAGAGGTCCTGAGAGAGCAGATAGCTGGTGGTCAACCATGGACACACAGACCATGGAAGAATATTATTGTCATTGTTGAGGGTATCTATAGCATGGAAGGGGAGCTGTGTAAACTCCCTGAGATTATAGTTGTCTCCAAGAAATACAAG GCCTACACATATCTGGATGAGGCCCATAGCATTGGTGCTGTTGGGCAGTCTAGCCGCGGTGTTTGTGAGCTCCTTGGGGTTGACCGAGCTGATGTAGATATAATGATGGGTACTTTTACCAAGTCTTTTGGATCATGTGGTGGATATATTGTCGCGTCAAAT GAGATAATTCAGCACCTTAAACATAGTTGTCCGCCCCATCTGTATGCTACTTCCATGTCGCCACCAGGAGTCCAACATGTTATTTCTGCTATTAAAGTTATCCTTGGGGAGGATGGCTCCAATAGAG GTGCCCAAAAACTTGCTCGCATCCGCGAGAATAGTAATTTCTTCAGGTCAGAGCTCAAGAAGATGGGTTTTGAGGTTCTTGGTGACAATGACTCTCCTGTCATGCCCATAATGCTCTACAATCCAGCTAAGATTCCTGCATTCTCTAGGGAGTGCCTTAGACAAAAGGTTA TTGCTGTTGTTACTGTTGTGTTTCCTGTGACACCTCTTCTTGCTAGGGCACGCATATGCATTTCTGCTTCACATACTAGGGAGGACCTGAATAAAGCCCTTGAT GTTATCAGCAGAGTTGGCGACCTTGTGGGCATCAAAT TCCATGCAGAACCACCAAAGATTGCTGGAGCTGGTCATGATAAGTTGGAGTAG